Proteins found in one Penaeus vannamei isolate JL-2024 chromosome 43, ASM4276789v1, whole genome shotgun sequence genomic segment:
- the LOC113826724 gene encoding keratin, type I cytoskeletal 9-like, whose translation MRLGVLLLLSVLWTAQGFPAHKVCVGGTGGPPGISNGPFPGGPPGISNGPFPGSPPGFVSPAFPPPLIFVPVYLVSPASGPCLYGGGGGGDQGNGDDGGNPDGGDGGSQGGGDGGNPDGGDGGNQDGGDEANEDGGEGGNENGGEGGNPDGGDGGNPDGGNEANEDGGDEANEDGGEGGNEDGGEGGNEDGGDEANEDGGEGGNEDGGEGGNEGDGEESRGSGSGSGGSSGSGGKSGSGGSSGSGSGGSSGSGSGSGGSSGSGGKSGSGGSSGSGSGGKSGSGGSSGSGSGSGGKSGSGGSSGSGSGGSSGSGSGSGGKSGSGGSSESGSGSGGSSGSGGKSGSGGSSGSGSGGSSGSGSGGSSGSGGKSGSGGSSGSGSGGSSGSGSGNGGSSGSGSGGSSGSGGSSGSGSGSGGSSGSGSGSGGSSGSGSGGRSGSGSGSGGSSGSGNGTASASGSGSGSGSGSGSGSRSGSGSGSGSGSGSGSGSGSGSESGESA comes from the exons ACTGGGCGTACTTCTCCTGCTCTCGGTGCTTTGGACAGCACAAGGATTCCCTGCACATAAAGT ATGCGTCGGAGGAACAGGCGGTCCCCCAGGTATATCCAATGGACCTTTCCCAGGCGGTCCCCCAGGTATATCCAATGGACCTTTCCCAGGCAGTCCCCCAGGTTTCGTCAGTCCAGCTTTCCCACCACCATTGATCTTTGTTCCCGTCTATTTAGTTTCACCGGCAAGTGGCCCATGCTTgtacggaggtggtggtggtggtgatcaaggaaatggtgatgatggaggcaatccagatggtggtgatggaggcagtcaaggtggtggtgatggaggcaatccagatggtggtgatggaggcaatcaagatggtggtgatgaagccaatgaagatggtggtgagggaggcaATGAAAATGGTGGTGAGGGAGGCAAtccagatggtggtgatggaggcaaTCCAGATGGTGGTAATGAAGccaatgaagatggtggtgatgaagccaatgaagatggtggtgagggaggcaatgaagatggtggtgagggaggcaatgaagatggtggtgatgaagccaatgaagatggtggtgagggaggcaatgaagatggtggtgagggaggcaATGAAGGAGACGGTGAAGAAAGCCgtggaagtggaagcggaagtggaggaagcagtggaagtggaggaaagagtggaagtggaggaagcagtggaagcggaagtggaggaagcagtggaagtggaagcggaagtggaggaagcagtggaagtggaggaaagagtggaagtggaggaagcagtggaagcggaagtggaggaaagagtggaagtggaggaagcagtggaagtggaagcggaagtggaggaaagagtggaagtggaggaagcagtggaagcggaagtggaggaagcagtggaagtggcagcggaagtggaggaaagagtggaagtggaggaagcagtgaaagtggcagcggaagtggaggaagcagcggaagtggaggaaagagtggaagtggaggaagcagtggaagcggaagtggaggaagcagtggaagcggaagtggaggaagcagtggaagtggaggaaagagtggaagtggaggaagcagtggaagcggcagtggaggaagcagtggaagtggcaGCGGAaatggaggaagcagtggaagcggaagtggaggaagcagcggaagtggaggaagcagtggaagtggcagcggaagtggaggaagcagtggaagtggcagcggaagtggaggaagcagtggaagcggaagtggaggacgCAGTGGAAGtggcagcggaagtggaggaagcagtggaagtggaaaTGGCACAGCAAGTGCAAGCGGTAGCGGAAGTGGAAGCGGTAGCGGTAGCGGAAGTGGAAGCAGAAGTGGGAGTGGAAGCGGAAGCGGAAGCGGAAGCGGTAGCGGAAGTGGAAGCGGAAGCGGAAGCGAAAGTGGAGAGAGCGCGTAG